One genomic segment of Hordeum vulgare subsp. vulgare chromosome 2H, MorexV3_pseudomolecules_assembly, whole genome shotgun sequence includes these proteins:
- the LOC123428478 gene encoding pentatricopeptide repeat-containing protein At5g04810, chloroplastic, producing MPMQFLSLPTAPAASPAPHLLPPKPFFLKPLSSSSSAASSFRRPSQPPPPPPKPSPPPPPPPPPPPLPNPLSSKLWLSSKLSPPPPPPPPPPPRTRQHHPPPPKPEPEPEPEPEPEEEQGDEAFRHKGKVFVGNLPLRARKAEVADFFRQFGPLDKVELVRAHDDPERNAGFCFLYYADADAEGQGAEAAAERAAEVDGVDFRGRSLTVRLDDGRKAKARAEDRARWVDHGQGKEAPSPWHHGRDEACREFRRVVESRPEDWQAVVSAFERIPKPSRREFGLMIVYYAKRGDKHHARATFENMRARGIEPNAFVFTSLVHAYAVARDMRGALSCTEEMKAEGIELTIVTYSILISGFGKINDTQSADNLFKEAKTNLGDLNGIIYSNIIHAHCQSGNMDRAEELVREMEEDGIDAPIDAYHSMMHGYTIIQDEKKCLIVFERLKECCFTPSIISYGCLINLYVKIGKVAKAIAISKEMESSGIKHNNKTYSMLISGFIHLHDFTNAFRIFEEMLKSGLQPDRAIYNLLIEAFCKMGNMDRAIRILEKMQKERMQPSNRAFRPIIEGFAVAGDMKRALDILDLMRRSGCAPTVMTYNALIHGLIRKNQVERAVSVLNKMSIAGITPNEHTYTIIMRGYAATGDIAKAFEYFTKIKEGGLKLDVYIYETLLRACCKSGRMQSALAVTREMSSQKIARNTFVYNILIDGWARRGDVWEAADLMKQMKEDGVPPNIHTYTSYINACCKAGDMQRAQTVIDEMSDVGLKPNLKTYTTLIKGWARASLPDRALKCFEEMKLAGLKPDEAAYHCLVTSLLSRATVMEGSTYTGILSVCREMFENDLTVDMRTAVHWSRWLHKIEMTGGALTEALQRIFPPDWNSFEVLGEVSDSVSTGDSDYSSDSDFSDGDENQDADDS from the exons ATGCCGATGCAGTTCCTCTCGCTGCCCACCGCCCCCGCCGCCTCCCCGGCGCCGCACCTCCTCCCTCCCAAGCCCTTCTTCCTCAAGCccctctcctcctcgtcctccgccgcctcctccttccGCCGCCCGTCccagcccccgcccccgcccccaaaACCCTCCCCtccgcccccaccgccgccgcctcccccacctctccccaacccgctCTCCTCCAAGCTATGGCTCTCCAGCAAGCTCTCCCCGCccccgcctccccctccccctcctccaccccgaacGCGCCAACACCACCCTCCGCCGCCGAAGCCAGAGCCAGAGCCAGAGCCCGAGCCGGAGCCGGAGGAAGAGCAGGGGGACGAGGCTTTCCGGCACAAGGGGAAGGTGTTCGTCGGGAACCTGCCTCTGCGGGCTCGGAAGGCGGAGGTGGCCGACTTCTTCCGCCAGTTCGGGCCGCTCGACAAGGTGGAGCTCGTGCGCGCCCACGACGACCCCGAGCGCAACGCCGGCTTCTGCTTCCTCTACTACGCGGACGCCGACGCCGAGGGACAGGGCGCCGAGGCCGCCGCGGAGCGCGCGGCGGAGGTCGACGGGGTGGACTTCCGGGGCAGGTCGCTCACGGTGCGGCTCGACGACGGGAGGAAGGCGAAGGCCAGGGCGGAGGACCGGGCGCGCTGGGTGGACCACGGCCAAGGGAAGGAGGCGCCGTCGCCGTGGCACCACGGCAGGGACGAGGCCTGCCGCGAGTTCCGCAGGGTGGTGGAGTCCCGGCCCGAGGACTGGCAGGCCGTCGTCTCCGCCTTCGAGAGGATCCCCAAG CCATCAAGGAGAGAATTTGGTCTGATGATTGTGTATTATGCCAAGCGGGGTGATAAGCATCATGCTCGTGCAACCTTTGAGAACATGAGAGCAAGAGGAATAGAACCCAATGCCTTTGTCTTCACAAG CCTTGTTCACGCTTATGCAGTTGCTAGAGATATGCGTGGAGCGCTGTCATGTACTGAAGAAATGAAAGCTGAGGGCATTGAGCTGACAATTGTTACTTACAGTATCCTTATTTCAggatttggcaaaatcaatgatacTCA ATCTGCAGACAACTTGTTCAAAGAGGCTAAGACCAACCTAGGGGATCTCAATGGGATCATATATAGCAACATCATACATGCCCACTG CCAGTCTGGCAATATGGATAGAGCTGAAGAGCTGGTCCGTGAAATGGAAGAGGATGGAATAGACGCTCCCATAGATGCGTATCACAGTATGATGCATGGATATACTATCATTCAAGATGAAAAGAAATGTCTAATTGTGTTTGAAAGGCTGAAG GAATGTTGCTTTACACCATCAATAATTTCTTATGGATGCCTTATTAATTTGTATGTCAAG ATTGGTAAGGTCGCTAAAGCTATAGCTATTAGCAAAGAAATGGAGTCATCTGGAATCAAGCATAACAACAAAACTTACTCTATGCTGATAAGTGGATTTATCCATTTACACGACTTCACAAATGCTTTCCGCATATTTGAGGAAATGCTAAAATCCGGTCTTCAGCCTGATCGTGCCATATACAATTTGCTGATAGAAGCATTTTGTAAGATGGGAAATATGGATCGAGCTATTCGCATTCTGGAAAAAATGCAGAAAGAACGAATGCAACCATCAAATAGGGCATTTAGGCCAATCATAGAGGGGTTTGCGGTTGCTGGAGATATGAAAAGGGCTCTGGATATTCTTGATCTGATGCGACGAAGTGGTTGTGCTCCCACTGTAATGACTTACAATGCTCTTATTCATGGCCTAATTAGAAAGAACcag GTTGAAAGGGCCGTTTCTGTGCTTAACAAGATGTCCATTGCTGGTATTACGCCAAATGAACATACGTACACAATCATTATGAGAGGTTATGCTGCTACTGGGGATATCGCAAAGGCATTTGAATATTTCACGAAGATCAAAGAGGGTGGTCTAAAACTTGATGTCTACATTTACGAGACGCTGCTAAGGGCCTGTTGCAAATCAGGGAGAATGCAGAGTGCTTTAGCAGTCACCCGGGAGATGAGCTCTCAGAAGATAGCAAGGAATACATTCGTATATAACATTTTGATTGATGG GTGGGCTCGGAGAGGAGATGTTTGGGAGGCAGCAGACTTAATGAAGCAGATGAAAGAAGATGGGGTCCCTCCGAACATTCATACATATACCTCCTACATAAATGCATGTTGCAAAGCAGGAGACATGCAG AGGGCACAAACGGTGATAGATGAGATGTCAGATGTTGGACTGAAACCCAATCTCAAGACATATACTACCTTGATTAAAGGTTGGGCAAGGGCGTCGCTTCCAGACAGAGCATTGAAATGTTTTGAAGAGATGAAACTGGCGGGGCTGAAGCCTGATGAGGCCGCTTATCATTGCTTGGTAACTTCACTTCTCTCAAGGGCAACTGTGATGGAGGGAAGCACCTACACAGGAATCTTGAGTGTTTGTAGAGAAATGTTTGAGAATGATTTGACTGTTGATATGCGCACTGCTGTTCACTGGTCAAGGTGGCTTCACAAGATTGAGATGACTGGGGGCGCACTAACTGAAGCACTTCAGAGAATATTTCCTCCTGATTGGAATTCATTCGAAGTTCTAGGAGAGGTTTCTGATTCTGTAAGCACTGGGGATTCAGATTATTCCAGTGATTCCGATTTTAGCGATGGTGATGAGAATCAAGACGCTGATGACAGCTGA